A region of the Methyloprofundus sedimenti genome:
TGTCATAGCCTGTATGTGCCGTTAAAGGGTTAGCAAAGCTTCCCATACCAAACATATCAATGACAGGAGCGACATTAATATTAATATTGGTGACTTCCGCACATAAGCGTGAATCCAAATGACTTTGCACAAATTGCTGGGGAATAGCGTAGCTTAATAAATCATTAGGATCACTAAAAGCCATAATAGAGGTTTTATCAACCAACCTTTGTTCATAATGCTCACTGCCCGGGATACAGTACTGATCTTTTTGATTAATTACTTCTGGCGGCTTTTGCCCCATCTCTAACAAAGGTAGTTGATTTGACATCAAATAAAAAGGAATCTGTTTCCGCTGGAAACCTTTAATAAATTGAGACTCTATACTCGTAGGATCACCATTGGCTACTTTAGAAACGCGATTTGCAATACTTTGCATACCATCCATAACAATACGACTGCCTAAACTATGTGAGACAATTGCATATTCATCATCAGGCAGATACTTAATGGCTTGTTTATTAATGACGCAGTTATCATTACTGGTTTCTGGTAAATCCCCCCAATTCCGTCCAACCATCCAACAAAATGCCTTTCTGAATGAAGCCAGCATTTCATCATGACTTTTACCTTGATAAATCATTGGGTCAGGACTGGTATCATTGGAAAACTGTTTTAACATTTGATTCACTTCAGCACGATCATAGGAATATTCGCCTGAGGTATCATATTTAATCTTTTCTTTTTCTGGATTAGTGATCGCTGACCAAGTCAATTCATAAAAAAGCATTTCCTGACTTTGGTCCTCATTCAATAAGCGTCTTACTCTTAATATTCCTAATTTTGTATCTGGAAACTCAGTATCCACTAAATTAATTTCCTTATAACGGCTACTTTTTACCGTTAAATTTAATTCAGCCGCTAATTTTTCCTGAAATTGCGTACTATAGCCTGGTACATGCGTTCCGACACCATGTACCATCAATACTTTCACCGTATCTCCCGGCATCTCAAGACTATTTTGCATACCCGGAAAACTTTTTCCATTAATTTTACAGGCCCGCACATCCTCTTGCTCTTGCTTCTTTAAAACAGCTGTAGCAATCCCCTCACCAAAACTTGCGCAGCCTGAAATAGTCAGGCTTATTGAAAATAAGATTAGTTTTTTCATTGTTTAGGTCTCATGTTGGAAGCGCTGCGCATTGGCAGGTAATTTATTAAAAATTATGTGTTTAGGCAGGCAGTATTTTTCCGGATAATATACACCGCCTAAATACAAGCCATGTGGAGGTGCAGTGACCCCTCCGATCTGTCTATTTTTACATGTTAGTAATTCTTGTGTCCATTGTATAGGCTTATCACCGGAACCTATGGACATTAAAACACCGGCAATATTACGTACCATATGATGTAAAAATGCATTAGCGGATATATCCATAATCACTTGCTCATCCTGTCGATAAACTTCAACAAAATGCATCAGGCGCATAGGACTCACTGATTGACACTTAAGGGCTCTAAATGAAGTGAAATCATGGGTTCCTACTAATGCCTGAGCCGCTTGATGCATTCGCTCTGCATCGAGGTGGTGCTGACACCAGGTGACGCGATCGCGTTGCAAGGCTGACCTAGTCGGTCGATTAAGAATAATATAACGGTAAAATCTTGCTATAGCACTGTAACGTGCATGAAAATCGTCCACTGCTGCTCGCACCCAGATCACACGTACATCATCTGGCAAGTTGGCATTAATCCCTAATAACCAGGAACGATGACTGCGTTCTGCATGGGTATCAAAATGCACTACCTGCTCTAAAGCATGTACGCCTGTGTCGGTACGGCCCGTACAAATTATTGTTACTGCATGATCGGCAACTTTGGATGCGGCATGCTGCACAGCATCCTGCACTGTCCGCAAACCGCCTTCCTGCCATTGCCAGCCAAAAAAGGCACTGCCATCATACTCCACCCCTAAAACAATACGCTGCATCTTGATCTGGTATTATTTTGCAGCGGGTAAGCTTGGTTGATTCTTGTGTTCAACAAGCACATGTACATAGTGGTTTGCTTCCGCTATGGATCTTTCCATGGCCTGTATTAATTGAGAAATATCAAAACAAATTTCTGAAAATTCCTGCTGCAAGGCGGCAATAGCATTAGCGTTAAGATTGTGCTTTAAAAACAGTACCTGATCTCTGAAAGCACCTAAGACAGGCTGTATTTTTTGTTCAGCTTTTAACATTGCTTTGATTAATCGTGAGTAATGTTGTTTGGATAATTTTAATTGCTGCCTGCTCTGTCCGCGTAAAGATCGATTAGTATATAAATTTAATTCTGCTTCCCATTCCTTGAATAATGCATCACTTACTTCCTCAATAGCTTGAATTTTGTTGTTTACAATTTCCGAGCGCATATTACAAAAATCAAATTGTTGCTTTAATAGTTTATATTTATCTTCCAGACTACCTGACTTAACATTAACCACTGATTTAAAACGCTCTAAGGCATCTAAAAATTGTACTTTTGTTTCTTGCAGACTTTCACTGGCATCTTCTACGCGTATTACGACAAGATCACGTTTATGCTGACCAAAAGATTCCTTGGTACGGTAATAAACATGCTGAAAATTATAGGCCACAAAACGCGAGAGTAATTTAACAGATCGCTCCGTTAAGCCTCTAAATGAAAATAAAGAACGGGAATGAGTATATTTAGACATGCTTTTTTAAGCTAGCGGAAAAATTAGATATTTGGTGATACGAAATACATTCTATAGTTAGAGTATGCTTGCGCACGAAGTCGACAAACGCATCATCGATTATACCGAAAGTAGATAAATGTTGTAACGTACTATTAGCTGAAAAGTCAGCCGATTTAACCAAAATTAAATGATCTATAGCTAACTGTACGGCTAACCAGGCTGCAAGGGTGTCAGAAGTGATATCCCAGTTTGCTGGAATACCTGCAGCATCTAATTCACTGCTCAAAGGTGACCAGATTACCACATTCTGCTGCATGCTAGATCGAATCATTTCAACATTGTTTACAATAACTAAATCAGCACATAATCCTTGAAACAATAAAGCCATTTGCTGCATCGCCAGGATTGCCATATAGTGTGCAGTCCTGTCATTATACTGCCATTGTTGTTGCGTTATGCGCACTTGATCAGCAAATACCCCCCCACCAGGAACAATAACAACCTGCCCTTTACCATGTTGTTTCGCTAGTTGCAGAAATTGAGCAAGTTCTGTATGCGACAATAAACTGCCGCCTAATTTTACCACGATCATGAGACTTGCATTTGTTGCAGCAGATTTAATAAGACAGCGGCTTTATCAAAACTTTCCTGATATTCTGCTTCAACTTCTGAATCATTCACGATGCCGCCACCAGCCCAAAAGCGTATAGTATTGTCTGAGTGCACTAAAGTACGGATAGTGATATTGCTATCCATATTGCCATCAAATCCAATATAAGCAATAGAGCCACAATAAATACCACGCCGATGCGGCTCTAGCTCCTCAATAATTTCCATAGCTCGAATTTTCGGCGCTCCAGTGATAGACCCACCCGGAAAACAGCTGCGTAATAAATCCAGTGCATGGCTATTTGCGGCTAACTGGCCAGAAATAGTACTCACTAAATGATGCACTGTCGCATAACTTTCCAGAGCAAATAATTTAGGTACTTTAACTGAACCAGGTAGGCAGTTTTTGCTGATATCATTGCGTAATAAGTCAACAATCATGACATTCTCGGCACGATCTTTAGGACTGATTAGCAAATCTTCAATTTGCTGTTGATTGGCTAATACATTTTCTTTTCGCGGGCGGGTGCCTTTAATAGGCTTTGTCTCTACCTTGCCAGCGGAAACTTTTAAAAATCGTTCCGGAGATGAACTCAATAGCTGCACACCAGGGACATTTAAATAAGCACTAAAAGGAGCCGAGTTTATTTGTCGTAATTGGCAATAAGCATCCCATGGGTCGCCCTGGCATGTAGTTACAAACCGTTGTGCCAAATTTACCTGATAACAATCCCCTTCTTTTAAATAATTTTTAATTTTAGCAAATGCCTGCTTATAACTTTCCATAGTCATATTCGATTGAATCTCGCCAGTGACCTGAAAATTCAGTATAGTTCGTTCTTCAGGGTACTGGCTAAACTGCTGTATTAAGGCTTGCCAATGCTCTGTACTATCAGCGCTTCCAACTAAATAACTTCGTTTTTGCCGGTGATCAACCACTACGGCCCATTGGTAGATTCCAATAGCCATATCCGGCGTATGTTCGGCATCTTGTGCAATTTCAGGTAGTGTTTCTAAATTCCTTGCTAAATCATAGGCAAAGTAGCCGATTGCCCCACCATTGAAAGGAACTTCGGGAAATGCTTGCTGCAAAGGTAATTGTTGCTTAACCAGGGTAAAAGGGTCTAGTTTCGATATACTGCTTTTCCCTGCTTTGGTTATCAGGGTTTGTTTGCCTTTTGTAAGTAAGGTGCAGACAGGCTGGGTTGCAAAAATATCATAACGCCCCTGGCGTTTTTCTGCTGAACCGCTATCTAAAAAAACAGCCCATTCTTGATCTGCTACACTGGAAAATAATCGTGTACTATCTGATAAATAAGGTAAAGCATAAAGCTGGGAATTTGAACAGGGCGTAGACATTAATTGAATTAGACAGATTTCATAGGAGTGACTGAGCGATAAACCATGGTTTGATCGTTACATCATAAGCTACAGAGCATTACGTATAGCTAATATTTTGATTAATATTGCCAATCTTAACAAATATTACTTTTACAAGCACCCTCTATAGCTAAATAAGCTACCGCAACTGCCGGAGCACAATCGGCAATCTGCATGGCTGTTTTTTGTGCAGTGGTAAGAAATAGTGTATTAAAGTCGCGGTATTCAATACCCAGTCTAGACGCAATTTCCCGGGCTAAAAAACGCCCAACGCCGGCGCCAATAATCCGTTTGTTAATAGTATGATCTGTACGTAGTAATTGTTGTTCACAGGCTGACTGTATTCTGCAAAGCTGTTGCTCTCGAATAGCATAAGCCAGTTGCAGCCATTGCGCTGCTGGAAAATCTTCTACATCACAGCCAACCATACGCGCTAAACGCCGAGTACTAGCCTGCACTGTTTTAGCATGACCATCAGCAGTATCACTTTGGTCATGTCGCTCATCAAGTTCATTTGTCAGCCTGTATACATCAGCCATGGTTGCAAAATATTCACTCATGACGCCGACTTCTTTGCCCGCAAAATAAACTGATTGGGTAACAGCCATTACTGCAGTTCTTACAATTCCTGTATAGACTAACTCACCAGAACTTAAACGTTGAAAATCTGTATAGCCTAAAACATCAAGCTGCTTGTTATGAAATAACAATATATCTGTCGTGGTACTCCCAATATCGACCAAGAGCCCCTGCTCTTGTTGCCGGGCCGCATAGGTAGCACTCGCTAGCCAGTTAGCAGAAGCTATCTTATCAATGTATTCTGGTGTGACTTGTTGTGCAGAAATAAAACCCAACTGTCCTGCATAAACTAGCAGTGTTTGCTGTTTCAATACCTGCTGAGTAAGGTCGATTATTTTAGCAACACCCTCTGCTCTATTGGAAAATAAATCAACTAATTCCCCGGACATTGTGATTACATGCAGGGTTAGTTGATGCGGTACTCTAGCAAGAATATTTGTCAGTGCATATTCTAATTTTTCCAGACCCTGCCACAAAGGACATGGCTCCTGATAAACGGCCATTACCTGACCCTCCGCGCTGAGCCAGGAGGCCTTCAGGTGGGCACCACCTATATCCCAACCGACAATATCGGTTGGTGCTATATCAGCTTGCATCTGCATTTCCTTGATCAATACTCACTAGCACTTGCTGGCTTCTAATTTTATTCAGTAGCGGGGGCTTGCCAGATAAATTTAAAACCAGTTCTGCGACATTAACCCCTAAAGCTTCATTAATGCCCGCATAAGAAGTGGTTAAGCGTGGGTTTATTTCTAAAATCAAGTTTTCGCCTGTTTCCGTTTCTATAAAATCTATACCCACATAGCCAAATAATTGTGGAATTGCTGTCGCTATCTGCTGACAAAGTAATTGATAGCATTGATTATTTTTGTTGTTAATATTTACTGTACAAGCAGATAATATAATTTGCTGTTGTTCACTATGGGTATGCTGCTCATTACAACAAATAAAATAGGCTTTTCTCTGGTAAAACAGGCAAGATAAACTGAGTGATTTACCCGATATATAAGGCTGAATAATATAGGACTTTTCAGCTAGCAGTCTAGGTACAACGTTTTGCCAGTCATCAGAGGAATGTATTTGATAAACTTGATCACAACCCGCCGAATCGTTTGATTTAATGACCCAGCTTCCTTGTCGTTGTGCTTGTGAAGAATCATATAAACAACTAGATACACAAGCTATACCAGCATTTTGTAATAATTTTGTGGTCATTAACTTATCTTGGCATATTTCCACGGCCTGGTGTGCGGAAGTATATAAAAATTTTCCTTGTTTACCGAAAAACCGGCACCATTGCGCAAGAATGCCATCTGTTTCAGGCGCAATTAACCAGACGGCATCGTATTCAGATTGCCTTCTGAAGAGCAACGTTTGTAAGCCCTCTTCCTGACTCATCATTACATATTCAATACCTGCCGCTTGGTTTTCAAGGTTTAAATCAAGTCGCTGATCCTGTAACACCAATAAATTCAAATCTGCTATTGTGCATAAATCGTCAATTAGAGCATTGCGCATTAAATACCCTTCCTGCAATAATGATGCGGGTAAGGGTTGGTTTATAAAGCCCCCGCCCGTAATAAATTCAAAAACCAATAAACGCATAATGCAAATTATTCCTGTCATTGATATAAAAGCTGGCCAGGTCGTACTTGCCAGACAAGGCCAAAGACACAACTATCAACCACTCTCGACTCCACTTTGCCGCTCCAGTCAAATAGACGATGTACTTGATGCTTATTTAAATGTCTCTTCATTTACCAGCATCTATATTGCTGACCTTGATGCATTAATGAATGCTGGCAATAATCACGCCTTAATCAATTCACTATTCAGCCGTTACCCTTATTTAAACTTTATTATTGATAGCGGCTCGGCTAAGCCGCTTTACAGGCCCCCACATACACAACAATTTACGCCTGTTATTGCTACGGAATCAATAGTAAAACAGGATTTAGCTAAATTAAAACAAGACTCAGATAACTTCATCCTATCCCTTGATTTTTCAGCTCAGGACACGCAAATGGGCGAACGTCATTTGTATAAATCACCAGATTTATGGCCTAAACGACTAATTCTTATGACCCTGGGGCTAGTAGGGAAAAATAGTGGTCCTGACTTGATCAAATTAGCAGACTATCATCATAACTACCCAGAGCATGATTTTATTGCTGCCGGAGGGGTTCGCCATGTAAAAGATTTATTGCAACTCAAAAAGATCGGTATCGAAATAGCCCTGGTTGCCAGTGCATTACATAATAGAAGTCTGACAAGCCGTGATATCGAGCAACTAAATTAAACTGTATAAATTGTGATATGCCAACCAAGGAATGAGTATTTATTAACTTCGACATTTGATAAGGAATGCAATAGCTTTAACTATTGCTGTGCATGACGAAAAAAGCTAAAGCTTTTTTACTCCTACTCACAAGTTATTAACGCCTCATTCCTAAGTATTGCTTTTTCCTAGTGACTGAATCATCCGTTGCTCTACTCTTAGTAAGTCTTCTTCCGTATCAACACCAGCCTCTGGTGCCGTACTGACTTTTGCGACTAATATTTTCTCCCCTTCCCAGAGAATTCTTAATTGCTCAAGCATCTCTATTTTTTCTAGTATGGAGGTTTCCCACTGCACATAGCGTTGTAAAAAGCCAACTCGATAAGCATACATACCTATATGTCTTAAATAAGTATTTTTTCTAATTAATACATTATCTAGTTGCTGGAATTCTTTTCGATCCCAAGGAATAGCAGCTCGGCTAAAATAAAGCGCGTAGTGATATTTATCTACCACGACCTTAACCGCATTGGGGTTAAATATTTCTTCAGCTAATAATACTTCAGCAGCTAAAGTTGCAACCTCAGCAGTATTTTGTTGGGCTAGAGAGTTAGCTGCCAAAGAAATATATTCAGCAGGAATAAGTGGTTCATCGCCCTGCAAATTAACAATAATATCCTCTGTATTCCATTGATAAACTGCAGCAACTTCAGCCAATCTCTCTGTGCCGCTATTATGCTGGTCACTCGTCATTAGCGCATCAAAACCGTAGTTTTTTACTGCATCCAATATTCTTACATCATCAGTTGCAACAACTATCTCTGCTGCTCCAGCTGCTTTAGCCCGGTCACAGACATGCAGAATCATCGCTTTTCCGGCGATATTTATTAAGGGTTTTCCTGGTAATCTGGAAGATCCATATCTTGCAGGAATAACGACCTTAAATTCACTATTCATTACAATTGTTCAATTTCTTCACGACTTAAAGTTCTTGCTTCGTCTTCAAGCATAACCGGAATATCATCTCTTATCGGAAAAGCAAGACGGTCTGCTTTACAAATAAGTTCCTGTGCATTCTTGTCGTAAATTAACGGGCTTTTACAAATCGGGCAAGCCAGAATTTCTAATAATTTATTATCCATTACATTCTCATAGTATTTTACTGATAGGGATATTTTACTCTATCTTAGTGAATTTCCATGAAACTATTCACAAATATTATATTTTTATTAGCACTCTTGCTTATTGAGTGCTAAAATCTGTCCATGTTTAATTATTGGAGTCTTTCATGCCTAATTCATTAGCCTTACCTATTACTTTAACAGCTAAGAACTTTGATTCTTATCTAAACGTGATTGGTCAAACTAATAAATTAAATACTGAAGAAGAGCGAGCGCTTGCCATACTCTATAGAGATAACGAGGATCTTGAGGCTGCGAAACAACTTGTTATGGCAAATTTGCGCTTTGTTGCCCATGTAGCACGGGGATACAATGGCTATGGCTTACCTATGAACGATATTGTTCAAGAAGGTAATATTGGTTTAATGAAAGCAGTAAAGCGCTTTGATCCTGATTTAGGCGTGCGCCTGGTTTCTTTTGCAGTACACTGGATTCGAGCTGAAATACATGAATATGTCATTAAAAACTGGCGTATAGTCAAAGTTGCCACTACCAAGTCGCAACGAAAGATTTTTTTCAACTTAAGAAAATCCAAGAAACAACTTGGCTGGCTCTCAAAAGAGGAAGCTGAAGCTATTGCTGCAAATCTGGATGTAGACATTAAAACCGTTTACGAAATGGAAACGCGTCTTGATGGGAAAGATATGGCGTTTGACCTGCCTGAATCCAGTTCTAGTGAAGAGTCTTATAGTGCACCTGTTTCTTATTTGCAACAGCACAATGCGGATCCAGCCTTATTACTGGAAAGTGCTGACTGGCAAGAACATAAAGAAGCCCTTTTAAGCAGCGCCTTACAGGGTCTGGATGAACGCAGCCAGGATATTGTAGCCAGTCGCTGGCTAACAGAAAAAAAGATGACATTGCATGAACTGGCTGAACGCTATAACGTGTCAGCTGAACGTATTAGGCAATTGGAAAAAAATGCCATGAAAAAACTAAAAGGGGCTGTCAGTATTACCGCTTAATTTCCATTATTATTAAAAAACCTTTGTTGCTTATCAACAAAGGTTTTTTGCCCAATTTTTTCCTAACTTAATCTGTCTATAATGGTTTGTGCTTCAAGTTTTTGCGCATCATTACCTTGCGCCAGTACTTCTTGAGCAATCGATTTTGCTGCAGCATCATCCCCCATATCAATATAAGCTTTAGCCAAATCTATTTTTGTCTCAAATTCATCCATATCTGTTAAATCTGAAACTTCTGTATCATTTTTAACTGAGTCAGTTGTTTCGATAGCTGACGCAGCGGGAACCTCATCAAAATCAAAGTCAAAGTCAAAATCATTATTTTCAGCTAACTTTACTGACTCAGATCCATTCTTCGGCTCAGTTATATCACTACTGTTAAAATCAATAGTTTCCAGATCGGATACTAAATCTGGCTCGTTATTATCCGAGGTTTCTATAGATTCAAACCGACTTAAATCAAAATCAATACTTTCAATATCCTGATCAATTTCGGTAATATCTGCCTTATCTAAATTCACCTTATTATTTGTATCAACACTATCCACTATAGATAGTGAATTTAAGTCAAAATCAGCTTCAATTGATTTACTATCTTTACTATCCGACTTAGATATTGCCTCAGCAACTAACCCTATATTATCATTAGCAATATTATGTGATGCATTTAAGTAATCATCAGGGGGTACACCAATGGCTTCAAATTCTGCTTCGCCCTGACCGGTAGAAAATAAAATACAATCTGGAATAAGCTCTTTACCCATTTCTGAAACTTTAGACCAAAAATCAATATCAGTTTGCATTCCTAAGGCAACTAACTCATTTGCATAATTCTCAAACCCAACTTTATTTTCACTCGCATAAAATATTTCCAGAAGTTTTAATTTATATTCATCTTTCTCAGGATGATCTGCAATAGCATGACGCATTAATGCTTCAGCTTGTTGATATCGACCATACGCAAGATATACATCGGTTTCTGAACTTGGGTCAACTTCTGCGTGATCGGATTCAAATACATCAAAATCACCCGGTGCAAATTCACTTAAAAAAGAGCTTTCACCTACGGCACCAATATCATAAGAGTCATTTTTATCTAGCACAGGAAGCGTTATTTTTTCCTGTGTCCCTGCAGCAGATATTTTACGTGCAGATGAAAATATACTGTTTTCATTAATCTCTTCTTCTGTTTGACGCCTACGCCCAAGCAACCAGCTAAACCCAAAAAGAACTAAAAGCCCCGTACCGAAGTAAAAATAATTAATCCCAGAATCATTATCAGCTTGCCCTTTATCAACAGAAGTTTGTTTCAACTCTTCTTTAGCTAATGAAACATTTTTCGCAGTATATTCCTGGCTATTAATATCTTGTTCAGCTTGAACAGTCGATTCTATTGATGCGCTTGGTTCAGCACTTATTGTCTCAGAATTTTCCTGCTCTTCAATTCCCTCTGTATTACCCAAAATATTCTGATCTAAACTCGTATCATATTTTAATTCTGGTGCAAGTTGCGCATTTTGCATCGCCGCCAGTTGCTGATCTTTAATAGCCATTATTTCTTGCATGATGGCAAATTGTTTTTCCAGATTAGCCAGCCGTTCCTGTAATTGCAAATTTTCAGTGGCTAAATTTTCCGCCTCAGTAGTATTTGCTGTTAGAGCCGCAGACTGAGCAATTGCATCTTCGCTAGGTGATTCCAATGTTAATTTAGTGCTGCTATCACTCGCTTCTTGTACCTGTGGTTCTAACTCAGATACAACGATATGCTCTGGTTCCTCAGCAATCCTACCTTCCCAGGCCACCATCTGTCTATTAAACTGGCTACGAGCCTGTGCTTTAGATAACTTAATAATCTCAGTTTTTTGGGGAATTTTTAATGTTTCTCCCGCCATTAAAGCATTAACATTTTTCTTATAAAATACTGTCGGATTTGCTTTATACAAAGCCATCATCATTTGTTCTACGGAAACATCTTCATACTGATTAACTTTTTCAGCAACTTTCCACAAAGAATCATTTCTCGTAGTAGGTCCATATTCATCCTTTACTGTCAGGCTATTAAAATCATTTTGCGTGGTAGGCTCAGTCTCAGCAAGGTTGCTGCTTTTTTGAGGATTAACTGTTGGCACAACCGCCATATCAGTTATACCTTGTTGATAAACAACAGGGGGATCTATTAAAACTGTATACTCTTTATATATTTCACCATTAGGCCAACTAACTTCTACCAAAAAATCCAGAATAGGTTCCTGCAAAACCTGATCAGATGTTACTTGGATAACAGTTTTTCCATTAGATTTCACAATAGGCTTGAATTTAACCTTGGATATAAAGTAATTCCAGGCAATACCTAACTTTTCAAATTGATCTGGCGTAGCCAAATTTACCCTGATATCATCGACATGCTCACCAGCACTTAAAGATAAGGCTATTTCAGCATTTAGCTTTTGATTTAAAGTCGAATGTAGTTTTATTTCACCAACACCTAAAGAATGCGCTGC
Encoded here:
- a CDS encoding FimV/HubP family polar landmark protein codes for the protein MAAHSLGVGEIKLHSTLNQKLNAEIALSLSAGEHVDDIRVNLATPDQFEKLGIAWNYFISKVKFKPIVKSNGKTVIQVTSDQVLQEPILDFLVEVSWPNGEIYKEYTVLIDPPVVYQQGITDMAVVPTVNPQKSSNLAETEPTTQNDFNSLTVKDEYGPTTRNDSLWKVAEKVNQYEDVSVEQMMMALYKANPTVFYKKNVNALMAGETLKIPQKTEIIKLSKAQARSQFNRQMVAWEGRIAEEPEHIVVSELEPQVQEASDSSTKLTLESPSEDAIAQSAALTANTTEAENLATENLQLQERLANLEKQFAIMQEIMAIKDQQLAAMQNAQLAPELKYDTSLDQNILGNTEGIEEQENSETISAEPSASIESTVQAEQDINSQEYTAKNVSLAKEELKQTSVDKGQADNDSGINYFYFGTGLLVLFGFSWLLGRRRQTEEEINENSIFSSARKISAAGTQEKITLPVLDKNDSYDIGAVGESSFLSEFAPGDFDVFESDHAEVDPSSETDVYLAYGRYQQAEALMRHAIADHPEKDEYKLKLLEIFYASENKVGFENYANELVALGMQTDIDFWSKVSEMGKELIPDCILFSTGQGEAEFEAIGVPPDDYLNASHNIANDNIGLVAEAISKSDSKDSKSIEADFDLNSLSIVDSVDTNNKVNLDKADITEIDQDIESIDFDLSRFESIETSDNNEPDLVSDLETIDFNSSDITEPKNGSESVKLAENNDFDFDFDFDEVPAASAIETTDSVKNDTEVSDLTDMDEFETKIDLAKAYIDMGDDAAAKSIAQEVLAQGNDAQKLEAQTIIDRLS